The Acidimicrobiales bacterium genome contains the following window.
CCACCCCCCGCAAGATCGCGGCCATCGGCGTGCGCCTCGACCGGGGGCGCTCGATGCACGGCTTCGCCCTCAATGTCGCCCCCGACATGTCGATGTTCGGCCACATCGTGCCGTGCGGGATCCCCGACAAGGGCGTCACATCCCTCGCCGAGGAGGGCGTCGACGTGACGATGGGTGACGTCGTCGACGCGCTCGTCGCCCGGGCGGTCGAGCGGTGGGCACCTGACGGGCGCCGTTGGGAGCGGGTCGGCGTCGTCGGCGCCCGGGCCGACGACCGCGACCTCTCGGCGTTCAGCCGAGGGCGTGGCGCCGGCGCCCCGGTCCGCACCGCTGCGGACCATCGTGGCGAGGGCGCGCCTGGTCCCGCGGGCGAGGTGGCCGACCAGGGGGCCGACCGGGTGGCTGTGGAGGTGGCCGTGGACGGTCCGTCGCGGCGGCTCCGGGGCCGCCTCGCCGACGCCGGGGTGGTGGGCGGCCTCGCCGTCGCCGAGCGCAAGCCCGAGTGGCTCCGGGCGCCGCTGCGCCTCGATCCTGCCGTGATCGCCACCGAGCGCACGGTCCGCGACCTCGGACTGGTGACCGTGTGCGAGGAGGCCGGGTGCCCCAACCGCTCCGAGTGCTGGGCCGACGGGACGGCCACCTTCATGATCAACGGGGAGCGCTGCACGCGGGCGTGCGGGTTCTGCCTGGTCGACACCCGCAAGCCCGCCCCGCTCGACCCGACCGAGCCCGAACGGGTCGCCGAGGCCGTCGAGCGGATGGCCCTGGGCTTCGCCGTCGTCACCACCGTCGCCCGCGACGACCTCCCCGACGAGGGCGCCGGGGCCATGGCCGCCACCGTCCATGCCATACGGCGCCGCACCCCGCACGTGCAGGTCGAGGTCCTCATCTCGGACTGCCGGGGCCGCCCGGAGGCCCTCGACCTGATCTTCGCCAGCCGGCCCGACATCGTGAACCACAACGTGGAGACCGTCCCGAGGCTGCAACGGGCGGTCCGGCCCTCGGCCGGCTACGCCCGTTCGCTGGCGGTGCTCGCCCGGGCCCGGGCCGCCGGCCTGGCCACCAAGTCGGGGCTGGTGGTCGGCATGGGGGAGACCGACGACGAGGTGGAGGGCACGCTCGCCGATCTGGCCGGGGTCGGGGTGGGGATCGTGACCATCGGGCAGTACCTGCGTCCGACCTCGCACCACCTCCCCGTCGACCGTTGGGTCCCGCCGGACCGGTTCGACCGGTACCGCGCCGTGGGCGAGGCCCTCGGGCTGGCCCACGTCGAGTCGAGCCCGCTCACGCGGTCGAGCTACCACGCCCGCCAGGCCGCCGACGCCGCCTCGGCGGGGGTCTGACACCAGGCCCACCGGTAGCCTCCGGACGTGCACGCTGACCGCCTGGCCCGGGTTCGGGCCGCCATGGACGCCGCCGGCGTCGACGTCTGCCTCCTCTCGGTCGGCCCCGATCTGCCGTGGCTCACCGGGTACGAGGCGATGCCGCTCGAACGCCTCACGATGCTCGTCGTCCCCCGTGAGGGCGACGCCACGCTGGTGGTGCCGAACCTCGAGGTGCCGAGGGTCGTCGAGCGCCCCGAGGTCTTCGGGGTGCGGGGTTGGGGGGAGACGGAGGACCCCGTCGCCATCGTCGCCGACCTCGTCGGGCCGGCCGGGGTGGCGGCGATCGGCAACCACACCTGGGCCCAGTTCCTCGTCGGGCTCCAGACGGTCCGACCCGACCTCCGGTTCACGACCTCCTCGGAGGTCGTCGGCCCGCTCCGGGCGGTCAAGGACGCGGCCGAGGTCGAGGCGTTGCGCCGCGCCGCGGCGGCCGTGGACCGCATCGCCGGTGAGCTCCAGAGCGGTGCCGTCGCACTCGTCGGTCGCACCGAGGCCGAGGTGTCCGCGGAGCTCGGCCGGCGCATCCTCGCCGAGGGTCACGGCCGGGTGAACTTCGCCATCGTTGCCGCCGGGCCCAACGCGGCCAGCCCCCACCACGAGCCCGGCGACCGCGTCATCGGCCCCGGCGAGGTCGTGCTGTGCGACTTCGGCGGGACGATGTTCGTCGAGGGCGGCGCCGGCTACTGCTCCGACATCACCCGGTGCGTCGTCACGGGCCCGATCCCCGACGACGTGGCCGAGGTCTACGGGGTGCTCCAGGAGGCCCAGGCCGCCGCCGTCGAGGCCGGCGTGCCCGGGACGCCCTGCGAGGTCGTCGACGCCGCCGCCCGGCGCATCATCGCCGACGCCGGCTACGGCGACCGCTTCGTCCACCGCACCGGGCACGGCATCGGGGTGGAGGCCCACGAGGACCCTTACATCGTCGACGGCAACACGACACCGCTCGTCCCGGGTCACGCCTATTCCGTCGAGCCCGGCATCTACCTGCCGGGTCGGTTCGGGCTGCGCCTCGAGGACATCGTCGTCACCACCCCGGACGGTCCGGAGGCGCTGAACCGCGCCGACCACCGGCTCGTGGCCGTCGACGCGTGAGCTTCCCCGCGAAGGGCGCCCGGCCCCGGTGATCAGCTTCGACGCGGCCTCGGTGCTGCTGCAGTGGGCGACGGGCGGCCTGTTCTTCCTGTGGATCACGACCCGCCGTCGAGAGGTCTCCCTCGGCTACGGATGGCTCATGCGCGGCACGTACGGGTTGATGGCCGCCGGCGCGGCGTACATCGGGATCGCGGTGATCGAGCCGAACCTCGTCCGTGACGCGTCCGCGGTCGGGGTGGCGCTGGCGACCGGGTTCGCGCTGACCGTGTCCGTCGTCCGCCGCAAGGCCGGTGTGGCCGGCCAGGTCGAGCTGGCCGAGGCGCGCACCGCCCGGGTGGCGGCCATGACCGGCATCGAGCGCGAGGCCGCCGGCAAGGACGCGTCCGTGCCCGAGTTCGACCCCCGCCTCGACCTCGTCGCCCCGATCATCGGGGTGGTCGGCGTGGTGGCCGCCGCGGTGGCCGCCGCCGACGCCGCCGACGGCCGGGTGTGGTTGGCCGTGGCCCGCTTCGTCGTCGGGGCGGCCTTCCTCGGGGCCGTCACCGACGCCATGCTGCTCGGCCACTGGTACCTCGTGCAGCCGGGGATGCCCCGCGGCCCGCTGCTCGAGCTGGTGCGCTGGACCGGGTGGCTCTGGGTGCCGGAGGTGGTGCTGCTCCTCGTCCCCGTGGGCATGGTCTCGGCCCTCAACGGCACCATCGACGACGGGTACAACGGCCTGCTGGCGTGGTTCTGGGCCATGTCCGTGGTCACCACCATCGGGCTCGTGGTCGTCACCCGGCTCGCGCTCAAGGAGCGGTCCTACAGCGCCGTCATGGCCGCCACCGGCCTGCTCTACCTGGCGATCCTCACCGCGTTCGGCATCGATCTCGTGGCGAGGGCGCTACTTTCCTGAGTCTCGGGCGGGAAGGAGCTCCCCATGCCTCGTGCCATCTGGAGTGGATCGATCAGCTTCGGCCTGGTCAACATCCCGGTGAAGCTCTACAGCGCGGTCAGCCGCAAGACGGTGCACTTCAACCAGGTCGACCGGCGCAGCGGCAGCCGGGTCAAGCAGAAGCGGGTCGACGCCGAGACCGGTGACGAGGTCCCGTGGGAGGAGATCGTCAAGGGCTACGAGCTGCCCGGCGGCGGCTACGTGACCGTGACGGACGACGAACTCGCCGCACTCGACCCGAAGGCGGTGCGCACCATCGAGATCGAGGAGTTCGTCGACCAGTCGGCGATCGACCCCGTGCTCTACGACGCCGCCTACCTCCTCGTCCCCGACAAGGTCACCAAGCCCTACGCACTGCTGGCCCGGGCGATGGAGGCCGAGGGCAAGGTCGGCATCGCGCACCTGGTCATGCGCACCAAGCAGTACCTCGCCGCCATCCGGCCCCAGGACGGTCGCCTGGTCCTGTCCACGATGGTCTACGCCGACGAGCTCAACGACCCTGCCTCGATCCCCGAGCTGGCCGAGGTGGGCGACGTCGAGGTCTCCGACCGGGAGCTGGCCATGGCCACCCAGCTGGTCGAGTCCCTGTCGACCGACTTCGAACCCGATCGATTCCAGGACACCTATCGGGAGGCGGTGCTCGAGCTCATCGAGCGCAAGGCGGCCGGGGAGGACGTGATCGCCCCCGTCGCCGACGCCGAGCCCGACCGGGTCGTCGACCTGATGGCCGCCCTCGAGGCCTCGGTCGCCGCCGCCAAGCAGACCCGGGCCCGCCACCCGACCGCCCACCCCGACCCCGCCGACGACGCGGACGCCTCCCGGAGCGGCGCCGCCGAAGCCCCGGCGGAGAAGCGCCAGTCCGCCTGAGCCGCGTTCGGGGCACGGCGCAGCCACCGGGCGCCGAAACGCCCGCTGCTAGATTTCGCCCCATGGCGACCGTCGAGGGCACCCCTGTCGAAGCGGGCTCCAGTCGCTACCACGTCGAGGTCGACCCCTCCGCGGCGAACAACGCCCACGCCATGAGCCTGCGCTTCGTCGGCTTCGACCGCGACGTGCTCGAGGTCGGCGCCGGCGCCGGGCACGTCACCGCCGTCCTCGCCGAGCGCGGCAACCGGGTCACCGCCGTCGACGTCGACGCCGATGCGCTCCAGGGTGCGGCCCGTCACGCCGTGGCCGCCCATGCCGGCGACCTCGACGTCACGCCGCTCGACGAGCTCGTCGGGGCGAACACCTTCGACGCCGTGCTCCTCGGTGACGTCATCGAGCACGTCCGCGACCCGGTGAGGGTGCTGCGGTCCGCTCGTCGGGTCCTTCGCCCCGGTGGCTCCATCGTGGTGTCCGTGCCGAACGTCGCCCACGTCGACCTGCGCCTGCACCTCTTCATCGGCCGTTGGCAGTACCAGCCCATCGGCCTGCTCGACGCCACCCACCTGCGCTTCTTCACCCGCACCACCCTCGAGGAGGCGCTGGCGGCGGCGGGCCTGCGGATCTCGGCCCTCGAGCGCGTCTTCCGTCCCGTCTTCGGCTCCGGGCTGAACGTCGGACCCGGTGACGTCGCCCCGGAGATCGTCGAGGAGCTGCTCCTCGACCCCGAGGCCGAGACCTTCCAGTTCGTGGTCCACGCCAAGCGGGAGGAGGACGCGCTCGACGCCGCGGAGAGCGAGGCGCGTCTGCTCGAGGCCGACGAGCTGCTCCTTCGCGCCCGCCGCCGGGCAGAGGCCCTGGAGGAGCAGCTCGGGATCGTGCGCGAGCGCGAGCTCGAGCTGGCGGTGGAGCTCGACGCCGTCAACGCCGACCGCGATCGGCTCCGGGCCGAGGCGGCGGAGGCCCGCGAACGCAGCGCCGGGCTCGATGCCGAGCTCGGAGCGTTGCGGCGACTCCTGCCCGTTCGCCTGACCCATGCGCTGCACCGGAGGTACCGGCGGTTCCGGGTCACACCACGGTGACGACGCCCGCCGGCGGACCCGACCAGGATCGAGCGGAGTCGGGAGATCCCCGCTCGCCTCACCGGTTGCTGGCGTTCTACCTCCCGCAGTTCCACGTCTTCCCCGAGAACGACGCCTGGTGGGGCTCCGGCTTCAGCGAGTGGCGCAACGTGGTGAAGGCCCGCCCGCTCTTCCCCGGTCACGAGCAGCCCCGCCTGCCCGGCGAGCTCGGCTTCTACGACCTGCGGGTGCCCGAGACCCGGGAGCTGCAGGCCTCGCTCGCCCGAGCTCACGGCATCGACGGCTTCTGCTACTACCACTACTGGTTCCACGGTCGCCGCATGCTCGAACGTCCCCTGGCCGACGTGCGCCGCAGCGGCTCCCCGGACTTCCCGTTCTGCCTCTTGTGGGCCAACGAGAACTGGACGCGCACCTGGGACGCCGGCCAGCGCGAGATGCTGATCCCGCAGACCTACAGCGCCGAGGACGACGAGGCCCACGGGCGCTACCTGGTGGAGCAGTTCGCCGACGACCGCTACGTCCGCGTCGGGGGTCGTCCCCTCTTCGGGGTGTACAGGGTGCAGACCCTCCCCGACCCGAAGCGCACCTTCGACCTCTGGCGGCGCCTGGCCGTCGAGGCCGGTGTCGGCGAGCCCTACGTCGTGAAGTTCGAGTCGTGGGGCGACTTCAGCGACCCCGCCGCTTTCGGGTGCGACGCCTCGGCCGAGTTCCCTCCCCACGGGGTCTTCGAGCACGTCGAGCGGGTCCACCCCGTCGGGTCCGACCCTCGCAACGAGATCGCCGACTACCGCGACGCCGCCCGGTTCTTCGCGGACCGCCCCGACCCCGACTGGACCCGCTATCCGACCGTCGTCCCGAGCTGGGACAACACCCCCCGCCGGCCCCAGGGCCCCGCCAAGCTCCTCCTGGGGCGCGATCCGGCGTGGTTCCGGGCGTGGTTGGAGGCGGCGATCAAGCGGGCCCGGCGCACCCCCGAACGGCTGGTGTTCGTCAACGCGTGGAACGAGTGGGCCGAGGGCGCGTACCTCGAGCCCGACGAGGTCCATGACCGCGCCTTCCTCGAGGCGATCCGTGCGGCCCGGGAGGCCACGGGCCTCCCGCCCACGTCGATCGCGCCCGCCCGCCACGACGAGCCGGGCGAGCCGCTCGGCATCGGCGAGGCCTACGCCGCGCTCTACGCCCGCGACGT
Protein-coding sequences here:
- the lipA gene encoding lipoyl synthase; protein product: MTAPGGPPGAHDPIGRAPLRVRWLGSVPYGEAHALQHALFAGRDDWLLLLEHPHVYTLGARGRPENVLVDPADVGAELVRSDRGGDVTYHGPGQLVGYPIFTVPGKRGGGMADTVAYVCSVEQLVIDTLADLGLPGAGRLREYPGVWVDPGGPTPRKIAAIGVRLDRGRSMHGFALNVAPDMSMFGHIVPCGIPDKGVTSLAEEGVDVTMGDVVDALVARAVERWAPDGRRWERVGVVGARADDRDLSAFSRGRGAGAPVRTAADHRGEGAPGPAGEVADQGADRVAVEVAVDGPSRRLRGRLADAGVVGGLAVAERKPEWLRAPLRLDPAVIATERTVRDLGLVTVCEEAGCPNRSECWADGTATFMINGERCTRACGFCLVDTRKPAPLDPTEPERVAEAVERMALGFAVVTTVARDDLPDEGAGAMAATVHAIRRRTPHVQVEVLISDCRGRPEALDLIFASRPDIVNHNVETVPRLQRAVRPSAGYARSLAVLARARAAGLATKSGLVVGMGETDDEVEGTLADLAGVGVGIVTIGQYLRPTSHHLPVDRWVPPDRFDRYRAVGEALGLAHVESSPLTRSSYHARQAADAASAGV
- a CDS encoding Xaa-Pro peptidase family protein, which encodes MHADRLARVRAAMDAAGVDVCLLSVGPDLPWLTGYEAMPLERLTMLVVPREGDATLVVPNLEVPRVVERPEVFGVRGWGETEDPVAIVADLVGPAGVAAIGNHTWAQFLVGLQTVRPDLRFTTSSEVVGPLRAVKDAAEVEALRRAAAAVDRIAGELQSGAVALVGRTEAEVSAELGRRILAEGHGRVNFAIVAAGPNAASPHHEPGDRVIGPGEVVLCDFGGTMFVEGGAGYCSDITRCVVTGPIPDDVAEVYGVLQEAQAAAVEAGVPGTPCEVVDAAARRIIADAGYGDRFVHRTGHGIGVEAHEDPYIVDGNTTPLVPGHAYSVEPGIYLPGRFGLRLEDIVVTTPDGPEALNRADHRLVAVDA
- a CDS encoding Ku protein — its product is MPRAIWSGSISFGLVNIPVKLYSAVSRKTVHFNQVDRRSGSRVKQKRVDAETGDEVPWEEIVKGYELPGGGYVTVTDDELAALDPKAVRTIEIEEFVDQSAIDPVLYDAAYLLVPDKVTKPYALLARAMEAEGKVGIAHLVMRTKQYLAAIRPQDGRLVLSTMVYADELNDPASIPELAEVGDVEVSDRELAMATQLVESLSTDFEPDRFQDTYREAVLELIERKAAGEDVIAPVADAEPDRVVDLMAALEASVAAAKQTRARHPTAHPDPADDADASRSGAAEAPAEKRQSA
- a CDS encoding class I SAM-dependent methyltransferase codes for the protein MATVEGTPVEAGSSRYHVEVDPSAANNAHAMSLRFVGFDRDVLEVGAGAGHVTAVLAERGNRVTAVDVDADALQGAARHAVAAHAGDLDVTPLDELVGANTFDAVLLGDVIEHVRDPVRVLRSARRVLRPGGSIVVSVPNVAHVDLRLHLFIGRWQYQPIGLLDATHLRFFTRTTLEEALAAAGLRISALERVFRPVFGSGLNVGPGDVAPEIVEELLLDPEAETFQFVVHAKREEDALDAAESEARLLEADELLLRARRRAEALEEQLGIVRERELELAVELDAVNADRDRLRAEAAEARERSAGLDAELGALRRLLPVRLTHALHRRYRRFRVTPR
- a CDS encoding glycoside hydrolase family 99-like domain-containing protein yields the protein MLAFYLPQFHVFPENDAWWGSGFSEWRNVVKARPLFPGHEQPRLPGELGFYDLRVPETRELQASLARAHGIDGFCYYHYWFHGRRMLERPLADVRRSGSPDFPFCLLWANENWTRTWDAGQREMLIPQTYSAEDDEAHGRYLVEQFADDRYVRVGGRPLFGVYRVQTLPDPKRTFDLWRRLAVEAGVGEPYVVKFESWGDFSDPAAFGCDASAEFPPHGVFEHVERVHPVGSDPRNEIADYRDAARFFADRPDPDWTRYPTVVPSWDNTPRRPQGPAKLLLGRDPAWFRAWLEAAIKRARRTPERLVFVNAWNEWAEGAYLEPDEVHDRAFLEAIRAAREATGLPPTSIAPARHDEPGEPLGIGEAYAALYARDVELQHAHVELQGLIQRRIEAATLEDRRRIADLEAELLRWRRA